Proteins from a genomic interval of Staphylococcus debuckii:
- a CDS encoding YjiH family protein encodes MNEHTGHYVFNYLVIPVGITVPVGGALLALLVGYGLLEFVGVYAQKVMYPIWRTPGRSAVNALASFVASFAVGLLITNKEYKEGKFSKKQAVIIATGFSTVTVAFMIVIAKTLKLMDVWNLYFFVTLFVTAAVTAITVRIWPIKQISEEYYDEPFEEEDISHLKGKEKFRYAWRKAMEAVETSPSILRNIWINFKDSIVMTMSILPSILSIGLICLLLSEYTPIFDYFAYIFYPFTWALRIPDSFLAAKGLAIGITEMFLPSLIVIKAAIATKFIIAVVSVSTIIFFSASVPSMLSTDIPLKVRDLIVIWFERTILSLLIVTPIAYLIF; translated from the coding sequence TTGAATGAACATACGGGACACTATGTCTTTAACTATCTCGTGATTCCAGTCGGTATTACCGTGCCGGTCGGGGGTGCTTTGCTAGCCTTGCTGGTTGGTTACGGCTTGCTGGAATTTGTCGGAGTTTATGCACAAAAAGTGATGTATCCGATTTGGCGGACGCCTGGACGCTCTGCTGTAAATGCACTCGCTTCCTTTGTCGCTAGTTTTGCAGTCGGTCTGCTGATTACGAACAAAGAATATAAGGAAGGTAAATTTTCGAAAAAACAAGCAGTGATTATTGCGACAGGTTTTTCAACTGTAACGGTAGCTTTCATGATTGTCATTGCTAAGACTTTGAAATTAATGGATGTGTGGAATTTATACTTCTTCGTAACATTATTTGTGACGGCGGCGGTGACTGCTATTACCGTGCGCATCTGGCCGATTAAACAAATCAGCGAAGAATATTACGATGAACCCTTTGAAGAGGAAGATATCAGCCATTTAAAAGGAAAAGAAAAATTCCGCTATGCATGGAGAAAAGCGATGGAAGCCGTAGAAACATCGCCAAGTATTCTGCGCAACATCTGGATTAACTTTAAAGATAGTATTGTGATGACAATGAGTATCCTGCCGTCCATTCTATCTATCGGTTTGATTTGCTTGTTGCTGTCAGAATATACACCGATATTCGATTACTTTGCGTATATTTTCTATCCATTCACTTGGGCTTTGCGCATACCGGATAGTTTCTTAGCTGCAAAAGGTTTGGCAATCGGCATAACGGAAATGTTCTTGCCATCTTTAATTGTAATCAAAGCAGCGATAGCCACAAAGTTTATTATTGCAGTCGTATCAGTGTCGACAATTATCTTCTTCTCGGCTAGCGTACCGAGTATGCTTTCGACGGATATTCCGTTGAAAGTACGTGACTTGATTGTTATCTGGTTCGAACGTACGATTTTGAGCTTGTTGATTGTGACACCAATCGCATATCTTATTTTTTGA